A single region of the Lentisphaera araneosa HTCC2155 genome encodes:
- a CDS encoding permease prefix domain 1-containing protein, with translation MNLQTDFTVSFEKEIRGKVEELSRDLEGDLELQLDVQFELESHLWESYDANIVRGMSEEESSEQAFKDFGALSEVKERLLAGNLKRLNKRAQVKAMLWYVFVPLSIFTALFFGGREYFELSRELPQSALDPKIVKLRQLENDFSDELYQELSQQMPNNAYLDSLWLGKHLEKSVNREMAEVSSEEEFAKLMQKMQEMVKKTDFDALRLEEMQVYQNFGRKSFIKSIKDVGHAAAFILPDLGSLRNFGKAVVKRGKVNEIRLLEKICRQRLENSDTLIEVLVIGALGRIYTENKSLMENPELAKSSGFFSRCSQVIAGWKEKKKVGDKEFEKIFMEKSSMLASMVIPAVGTIEEMTKPKFFKESREMEYNFFEKYYFSLLNSIGFIIMLGLIAFLAWHKLIKGQKQSLQLYSMCEWLLHWAKFILVPLVAYQIYKFLPFASINWSIKETLVLYSIELLTLTFLLFILSSWSLFCKYSKKLIIFDLADKKSLHKFKVSLLTVCLVLPISLVTVALCIQVLQEAALSEIVQMVFSINPVIFSGWFYVIFAFFALLIMLLKWLKASSIALCSLAQGQLINLAFLSLSLSIYSFIYLGYLESENAKNDRLIISKSSFTSVEEKVTKNLKKSMLNK, from the coding sequence ATGAACCTTCAAACTGATTTTACGGTGAGTTTTGAAAAAGAAATTAGGGGCAAAGTAGAGGAACTCAGTCGGGATCTCGAAGGTGATCTTGAGCTCCAGCTCGATGTGCAGTTTGAGTTGGAAAGTCACTTGTGGGAGAGTTACGATGCCAATATTGTGCGTGGCATGAGTGAAGAAGAAAGTTCCGAACAAGCCTTCAAAGATTTCGGTGCTTTGAGTGAAGTTAAAGAACGTTTACTCGCGGGGAATTTAAAGCGCTTAAATAAACGCGCACAAGTGAAGGCGATGCTCTGGTACGTATTTGTCCCTCTCTCAATTTTCACAGCCTTATTTTTTGGGGGTAGAGAATATTTTGAACTGAGTCGTGAGCTTCCGCAATCAGCTTTAGATCCCAAAATAGTGAAGTTAAGGCAATTGGAGAATGATTTTAGTGATGAACTTTATCAAGAACTCAGTCAGCAAATGCCCAATAATGCTTATTTAGATTCACTCTGGCTTGGGAAACATTTAGAAAAGAGTGTGAATCGAGAAATGGCCGAAGTGAGTTCGGAAGAAGAATTTGCTAAGCTCATGCAGAAAATGCAAGAAATGGTGAAGAAAACGGACTTTGATGCGCTTCGTTTGGAAGAGATGCAAGTTTACCAAAATTTTGGCAGAAAAAGTTTCATAAAGTCGATTAAGGATGTGGGCCATGCCGCGGCTTTCATTTTGCCTGACTTGGGTTCCCTAAGAAATTTCGGTAAAGCCGTTGTTAAGAGGGGGAAAGTGAATGAAATCAGGCTTTTAGAGAAAATTTGTCGCCAACGTTTAGAGAATTCAGATACCCTAATTGAAGTTTTAGTTATTGGAGCGCTTGGGAGAATATATACGGAAAATAAAAGCTTGATGGAGAATCCTGAACTAGCGAAGTCAAGTGGTTTTTTTAGTCGTTGTTCTCAAGTGATTGCTGGATGGAAAGAAAAGAAAAAAGTCGGTGATAAAGAGTTCGAAAAAATCTTTATGGAAAAATCAAGCATGCTGGCTTCAATGGTAATCCCTGCGGTAGGAACAATAGAGGAAATGACGAAGCCAAAATTCTTCAAAGAGAGTCGAGAAATGGAGTACAATTTTTTTGAAAAGTATTACTTCTCACTACTGAATTCTATTGGCTTCATAATCATGTTAGGTCTCATTGCGTTTCTAGCTTGGCATAAATTGATTAAGGGTCAGAAGCAATCATTGCAGCTGTACTCGATGTGCGAATGGTTGCTTCATTGGGCCAAATTTATCTTAGTGCCTTTAGTGGCTTATCAAATTTATAAGTTCTTGCCTTTTGCGAGTATTAATTGGAGCATCAAAGAAACTTTAGTTCTCTACTCCATTGAGTTGTTGACTCTAACTTTTTTACTCTTTATCCTTTCTTCTTGGAGTTTGTTTTGCAAGTATAGCAAAAAATTGATCATCTTTGATTTAGCCGATAAAAAATCTTTACACAAATTTAAGGTGAGCCTATTAACTGTATGCCTCGTCTTGCCAATAAGTCTAGTGACTGTAGCTTTGTGTATCCAAGTCCTACAAGAGGCCGCCTTAAGCGAAATTGTTCAGATGGTTTTTAGCATTAATCCTGTCATTTTCAGTGGATGGTTTTATGTAATCTTTGCGTTCTTCGCATTATTAATCATGCTGCTGAAATGGCTTAAAGCTTCCAGTATCGCTCTTTGCAGCCTAGCGCAAGGACAATTAATCAACCTAGCCTTCTTAAGTTTGAGTTTGAGTATTTACTCCTTTATTTACCTTGGATATTTAGAAAGTGAAAATGCTAAAAATGACCGCTTGATCATTAGCAAAAGTAGTTTCACCAGCGTTGAAGAAAAAGTCACAAAAAACTTAAAAAAGAGCATGCTTAATAAGTAA
- a CDS encoding endonuclease/exonuclease/phosphatase family protein, translated as MNSIKLLALTFAYLCIFTSNLTASEPDKSLTVRVASYNVEFGKSATPEQIGEMFKPYNLDIIGFDEAPDGDWTARVGKVLGMKYSFVGKISSANHKDKYKTILSRTPLERKVEHDLSVDRRRCWNPASAVRAVTKIDGVAIAFYSLHICSTRDREKIGHAYKLVGEVLRKETTERVIVVGDFNNNIGDAAMNTFKKAGFKATWKDLKIDVSKEYTYNAFDPKKNLGVIDHILCKTSAGAKVTAGGIIELKKPLSDHKPIWAEIIFPRELKTKKTL; from the coding sequence ATGAACTCCATTAAATTATTAGCCCTTACTTTTGCCTACTTGTGCATATTCACAAGCAATCTCACCGCTTCAGAGCCTGACAAATCCCTTACCGTACGCGTTGCTTCTTATAACGTGGAATTCGGCAAAAGCGCCACTCCCGAACAAATTGGCGAAATGTTTAAGCCCTACAATTTGGATATCATCGGTTTTGACGAAGCTCCCGATGGTGATTGGACCGCTCGCGTCGGCAAAGTACTGGGCATGAAGTACAGCTTTGTGGGCAAAATATCTTCGGCCAATCACAAGGATAAATACAAGACGATTCTCAGCCGGACACCATTAGAAAGAAAAGTCGAGCATGATCTAAGTGTTGACCGCAGACGCTGCTGGAATCCTGCATCGGCAGTGAGGGCGGTGACTAAGATTGATGGTGTTGCCATCGCCTTTTACTCACTTCATATCTGTAGTACGCGCGACCGTGAAAAGATTGGGCATGCCTACAAACTTGTCGGCGAAGTTTTACGGAAAGAGACGACGGAGAGGGTGATCGTCGTCGGCGATTTTAACAACAATATTGGCGACGCGGCCATGAATACCTTCAAGAAAGCGGGTTTCAAAGCAACGTGGAAAGACCTAAAGATTGACGTCTCCAAGGAATACACCTACAACGCCTTCGACCCAAAAAAGAATCTCGGGGTCATCGATCACATCCTCTGCAAGACCTCGGCTGGAGCCAAGGTAACAGCGGGCGGCATCATCGAACTCAAAAAGCCCCTATCGGATCACAAACCCATCTGGGCAGAAATCATCTTCCCCCGCGAACTCAAAACTAAAAAGACCTTATAA
- a CDS encoding sulfatase family protein — MKKFIKIILSMAFVLTLLPKLNAQSEKPNIVIILTDDLGYGDVSFLNPESKVRTPHMDALAKEGVWASDAHAPSTVCSPSRYSLLTGRYAWRGSLRAGRLNPWKESAIEKDRVTLPKILKEKGYHTALIGKWHLGFEWPWMGGGKPSESIIGKGTSTASCEMFDWSKPIKGGPLGAGFDYYFGDDAPNMPPYAFIENDRLTCEPVNIDGRKLMKQQTMRGGYIHGIGPGEKGWQLNKVMPTITAKAIDFIDQESKKEKPFFLMYAPTSPHSPIVPLDKYKGKSLAGPYGDFIIQTDEAIGQVVKALKNSGVYENTLLIISSDNGPAPFMRERIQTHGHNPSGPLRGLKRDLLEGGHRVPFIASWPKGEIKGGKEIDALLSQTDLFATIAGIIDYKLEDSIAEDSLDILATLRSNQTVRQELVYHASNGKLGLRQENWAYLHPKGITSEPDWFKQIWNGDSIDGPALLFDLSTDLAQRNNLYKKFPERIQQMESRLKKIQNGKSTR; from the coding sequence ATGAAAAAATTTATAAAAATCATCTTGAGTATGGCTTTCGTGCTTACCCTCCTTCCTAAGTTAAACGCACAGTCTGAAAAGCCTAATATTGTCATTATTCTGACGGATGATTTAGGCTATGGCGACGTCTCTTTCTTGAACCCCGAATCCAAAGTGCGGACTCCGCACATGGATGCCCTCGCCAAAGAAGGCGTCTGGGCGAGCGATGCCCACGCGCCCAGCACCGTCTGTAGCCCCAGTCGCTATTCCTTACTCACAGGACGTTATGCCTGGAGAGGATCACTACGTGCGGGCCGCTTGAACCCATGGAAAGAATCGGCAATTGAAAAAGATCGCGTCACACTACCCAAAATACTGAAAGAAAAGGGCTATCATACTGCACTCATCGGCAAATGGCATCTCGGTTTCGAGTGGCCATGGATGGGTGGGGGAAAACCGTCAGAATCCATCATTGGCAAAGGAACGAGTACGGCAAGCTGTGAGATGTTTGATTGGAGCAAGCCTATAAAAGGAGGTCCTCTCGGAGCTGGATTTGATTACTACTTTGGCGATGATGCTCCCAATATGCCTCCCTATGCCTTCATCGAAAACGATCGTTTAACTTGCGAGCCCGTTAATATTGACGGACGAAAACTCATGAAGCAACAAACAATGAGGGGTGGCTATATTCACGGGATTGGTCCAGGTGAAAAAGGATGGCAATTGAACAAAGTCATGCCAACGATCACGGCTAAGGCTATTGACTTTATTGATCAAGAAAGTAAAAAAGAAAAGCCCTTCTTTCTCATGTACGCTCCCACATCACCCCACTCTCCCATTGTCCCCTTGGACAAATATAAAGGAAAGAGTTTAGCCGGTCCCTACGGTGACTTCATCATTCAAACGGATGAGGCTATCGGACAAGTTGTTAAAGCCCTCAAAAATTCTGGAGTTTATGAAAACACCTTATTAATTATCTCTAGTGATAATGGCCCTGCCCCCTTCATGCGTGAACGCATTCAAACTCATGGTCACAATCCCTCTGGACCTCTACGAGGGCTAAAGCGTGACCTGCTTGAAGGTGGTCACCGCGTCCCCTTTATTGCCTCTTGGCCCAAAGGTGAAATCAAGGGAGGAAAAGAAATTGATGCACTACTTTCTCAAACTGACCTCTTTGCCACCATTGCGGGGATCATTGATTACAAGCTCGAAGACAGCATCGCAGAAGATAGCCTCGATATTCTAGCTACACTTCGTTCAAACCAAACTGTACGCCAAGAACTCGTTTACCATGCCTCCAATGGCAAACTCGGACTTCGCCAAGAGAATTGGGCCTACCTCCATCCTAAGGGTATTACTAGCGAACCCGATTGGTTCAAACAAATTTGGAACGGCGACTCAATTGATGGTCCGGCCCTATTATTCGATCTCTCCACTGACCTAGCTCAGCGAAACAATTTGTATAAAAAATTTCCCGAACGCATTCAGCAGATGGAATCCCGTCTAAAGAAAATCCAAAACGGAAAATCCACTCGCTAA
- a CDS encoding type II secretion system protein, whose product MRKIEFRKKSNRRLTTRFTLIEILVVVAIIGILASFLLPTLSKARKKARIAVCTSNQKQINSALLMFTDDNDGYVPKPSGNPDVSWDDHLSGYDGRETLTDAQKTARSLAKSTFGDDYGQLYRCPLFEDTTTANVEMSYATSRFTAPEPNTQWFTGQGVMGFGYAANLSDVTVPNESIMLFDYNRSSNFTRMGRNVDNVVRATDLRNFETLQSDGMMHDFYEVNYLFVDGHVESLDFNATLAPYGANYWRSNGSMWDAYK is encoded by the coding sequence ATGAGAAAAATAGAGTTTAGAAAGAAGAGCAATCGTAGATTGACTACGCGTTTCACGCTGATTGAAATTTTGGTGGTAGTGGCCATTATAGGAATTTTGGCCAGTTTCTTGCTGCCAACTTTAAGTAAGGCGCGGAAAAAAGCTAGGATTGCCGTATGCACCAGCAATCAAAAGCAAATAAATTCAGCCCTACTTATGTTTACGGATGATAATGATGGCTATGTCCCGAAACCTTCTGGTAATCCTGATGTGAGCTGGGATGATCACCTTTCTGGTTATGATGGCCGTGAGACATTAACAGACGCGCAAAAAACTGCGCGCTCTCTCGCTAAAAGTACTTTTGGGGACGACTATGGTCAATTATACCGCTGCCCACTTTTTGAGGACACGACTACTGCTAATGTAGAAATGTCCTATGCTACCTCACGGTTTACAGCGCCTGAGCCCAATACACAATGGTTCACTGGCCAAGGGGTCATGGGATTTGGTTATGCCGCAAATCTTAGCGATGTAACGGTGCCTAATGAATCGATAATGCTTTTTGACTATAACCGTTCAAGTAACTTCACCCGAATGGGCAGAAATGTCGATAATGTAGTTAGAGCGACAGATCTTCGAAATTTTGAAACACTACAAAGTGATGGCATGATGCACGACTTCTATGAGGTGAACTATCTTTTTGTCGACGGGCATGTTGAGAGCTTGGACTTTAACGCAACCTTAGCACCTTATGGTGCTAATTATTGGAGATCTAATGGCAGTATGTGGGATGCGTACAAATAA
- a CDS encoding glycosyl hydrolase family 95 catalytic domain-containing protein gives MNKIIALLSFCLVFSSWGDNTARTYELWELNPPPNNGRTKWESTKSSKRPNSYDRDWERWSYPIGNGYTGANIFGRTDTERIQITDKTLHNRGKYNKGGLTSFAEIKLDFRHHKFSKYRRSLNLNEGIAHVAYNYRGVNYTREYFASYPDNVIVIRLTADKKAALSFEIRPEIPYLERKERSGSISAKDDLLTLKGSIALFSCNFDGQIKVLNEGGTLKANAKQGSIEVSKADAVTILIATGTNYRLHEDTFRNTSAKKLNPKEFPHNEVSARIQAAQNRGYEQLKERHLKDYQNLFGRVAVNLNSRPSNDPTHILLEKYKAGKTNNWLEELMFQYGRYLLISSSREKSLPANLQGAWSQDYYTPWSGGFWHNINVQMNYWGSMSTNLAECFQSYTNFYKAYLPIAREHATDYVQKYNPSQVTKGGDNGWIIGTGANAYYIPSAGGHSGPGTGGFTAKLLMDYYLFTQDKQYLEEVAYPAMLSLSKFYSKVLIPHGDKLLVEPSASPEQLAKPEQVKNMPGKLKGGKYYVTAGCTFDQGFVWESFADTLTLADALGSEDPFLDTIREQITKLDPILIGADGQIKEYREENNYSDIGDKKHRHISHLCPLFPGTLISQKSDWLQAASKTLDLRGDKTTGWALAHRMNSRARLGEGEKAHKVYQRFIKERTVQNLWTLHPPFQIDGSLGTMAGVAEMLLQSHEDTIKILPALPKAWEDGHFDGLVARGNFAISAKWNKVRASEFSIESRSGGQCSLSYPGIGNAMISDSQGKRLTLTKVSEDQINFTTKLGETYQVKFDQDLSASSNQIELFVSPQGNDTFEGTSKDKALASLAKARDLARSYAGKQAVSIQLADGIYYLPETLVFFSKDSGTAEFPIVYRAENEGGAILSGGVKLDLKWTAFKDGIFQAQTPESLAIDQVFINGKAQRMARYPNYDAKKKTDAYQGYSADAFSKERASKWADPAGGYIHAMHVHRWGGYHYRITGKDAKGEVTYEGGWQNNRQMGMHKNYRMVENIFEELDAPGEWFHNAKTSTLYYKPAPGVDLAKAKLEVVRLRHLVEFQGSQKAPVKHIKLQGFTLRHTARTFMDCKEPLLRSDWAIYRGGAFLLTGTEDVSILDCEFDQVGGNAIFVNNYNRRTLVKGCHIHDAGASGVCFVGDPKAVRNPLFEYKEVNDLSKIDLTPGPKTDNYPADSIVEDCLIHGIGTVEKQPAGVQISMAQGITVRDVSIYDCARSGINISEGTWGGHLIEGCDVFDTVLETHDHGSFNSWGRDRFWHLRNAPAEKLPELALLDAVKTSVIRNSRWRCDHGWDVDLDDGSSNYNIYNNLLLAKGLKLREGFRRHAWNNVMVNNGLHPHVWYLGNGDEVHGNILMGRHRPARMKRPNADAAQVDKNFFYVANEAPVKATSKTLGWDKNSLFGDPQFIDPSKGDFRVKEDSPAFSIGFKNFPMDQFGVKKPSLKKIARTPKLPKVSSPTVTTKEKPQKIVSPTESSLAVFLGASLQNLTGEEFSAYGVSKEVGGVILVEVPKNSEAARHGFKEGDVIQQINGKATPTIKALLQTYLSAGNKALKIKFVRQQQAQETLIKKQTWIDLESSKNTEGFKQIPKAHHFTLTSNIKTNNAPLTSLSDGQLLRSYGPVFANGTKNTAYKMDLGKVRTLTAISTWSCGLGRRGAQNFTLYASSANQDPGWDSSKWMPLATIDTRAFKGSDFNASSLKATDGESLGEFRWLMWKVSPISSKGGGEHSAFQEFNVEYK, from the coding sequence ATGAATAAAATAATCGCGCTACTAAGCTTCTGTTTAGTCTTCTCATCTTGGGGGGATAATACAGCAAGAACTTACGAACTTTGGGAATTAAATCCTCCGCCCAATAATGGCAGAACCAAATGGGAATCAACAAAATCCAGCAAAAGACCCAATTCCTATGATCGAGATTGGGAGCGTTGGTCATACCCTATTGGCAATGGCTACACTGGGGCCAATATTTTTGGGCGCACCGATACAGAACGAATTCAAATTACTGATAAGACGCTCCATAACAGGGGGAAATATAATAAGGGTGGTTTGACTAGCTTTGCGGAAATCAAGCTTGATTTCAGACATCATAAGTTTAGTAAATACCGTCGCTCACTTAACTTGAACGAGGGCATTGCTCATGTTGCTTATAACTACCGTGGCGTCAACTACACGCGTGAGTATTTTGCCTCCTACCCCGATAATGTGATTGTTATTCGTCTTACAGCTGACAAGAAAGCCGCGCTTTCATTTGAGATTCGCCCCGAAATCCCCTACCTCGAACGCAAGGAACGCAGCGGTTCCATCAGCGCCAAAGACGACCTCCTCACTCTGAAAGGTTCCATTGCTTTATTCAGCTGTAATTTTGACGGTCAGATCAAAGTCTTAAACGAGGGCGGCACGCTCAAGGCTAATGCTAAACAGGGAAGCATTGAAGTCAGCAAGGCGGATGCCGTCACTATTCTCATTGCCACTGGCACCAATTACCGTCTCCATGAAGATACTTTCCGCAATACCTCAGCCAAAAAACTCAATCCTAAAGAATTTCCTCATAATGAGGTCTCGGCTCGCATTCAGGCAGCTCAAAACAGAGGATATGAGCAGCTCAAAGAAAGACACCTCAAGGATTATCAGAACTTATTTGGCCGCGTTGCCGTCAATCTTAATTCAAGACCATCAAATGACCCCACACACATCCTCTTAGAAAAATATAAAGCGGGTAAAACGAATAACTGGCTCGAAGAACTGATGTTTCAGTACGGCCGTTACCTACTCATTTCCAGTTCGCGCGAGAAGAGTCTGCCCGCCAACCTACAAGGCGCTTGGAGTCAGGATTATTACACGCCGTGGTCAGGAGGCTTTTGGCATAACATCAATGTGCAGATGAATTACTGGGGGTCGATGAGCACCAACCTCGCCGAGTGCTTCCAATCGTACACTAATTTTTACAAGGCCTACCTGCCCATCGCACGAGAACATGCCACCGACTACGTGCAAAAATACAACCCCAGTCAAGTGACCAAAGGCGGTGATAATGGTTGGATTATTGGCACGGGAGCCAATGCCTATTATATCCCTAGTGCCGGTGGTCATTCCGGTCCGGGCACTGGTGGCTTCACCGCTAAACTTTTGATGGATTATTATCTCTTTACTCAGGATAAGCAATACCTCGAAGAAGTCGCCTACCCAGCCATGCTCTCCTTGAGTAAGTTTTACTCAAAAGTTTTGATCCCCCATGGCGATAAACTTCTCGTCGAGCCTTCCGCCTCACCCGAACAGCTTGCCAAGCCGGAACAAGTCAAAAATATGCCCGGCAAACTCAAAGGTGGAAAATATTACGTCACCGCTGGTTGTACCTTCGATCAAGGCTTTGTCTGGGAAAGTTTTGCCGACACGCTCACACTCGCTGACGCACTAGGTAGCGAAGACCCCTTCCTCGATACCATCCGCGAACAAATTACCAAGCTCGACCCCATCCTCATTGGTGCCGATGGCCAGATCAAAGAATACCGCGAGGAAAATAACTACAGTGATATTGGCGATAAAAAGCACCGCCATATCTCGCACCTTTGCCCCCTTTTCCCGGGCACACTCATCAGTCAGAAATCAGACTGGTTGCAGGCAGCAAGTAAAACCTTGGACCTACGTGGCGATAAAACTACGGGCTGGGCACTGGCACATCGCATGAATAGTCGTGCTCGCCTCGGTGAAGGCGAGAAAGCCCACAAAGTCTACCAACGCTTTATTAAAGAACGCACCGTGCAAAATCTTTGGACCCTTCATCCCCCTTTCCAAATCGATGGTAGCCTCGGCACTATGGCGGGCGTCGCTGAAATGCTTCTGCAGAGCCATGAGGATACGATAAAAATTCTCCCTGCCCTACCAAAAGCTTGGGAAGATGGCCATTTTGATGGCTTAGTGGCGCGTGGTAATTTTGCGATTTCCGCAAAATGGAACAAGGTCAGAGCAAGTGAATTTTCAATTGAATCCAGAAGTGGCGGTCAATGTAGCCTATCCTATCCTGGAATCGGCAATGCAATGATCTCTGATAGTCAAGGCAAGCGGTTGACACTTACTAAAGTGAGTGAAGACCAAATTAACTTCACGACAAAACTTGGCGAAACTTACCAAGTGAAATTTGATCAAGACCTGAGCGCAAGCAGCAATCAAATCGAATTATTTGTCAGTCCACAAGGCAATGACACTTTCGAAGGCACGAGCAAAGACAAAGCCCTTGCATCACTCGCCAAAGCTCGCGACCTCGCTCGCAGCTATGCCGGGAAACAAGCCGTCAGCATACAGCTTGCCGACGGCATTTATTACTTGCCCGAGACTTTGGTTTTTTTTTCCAAGGATTCAGGAACGGCCGAGTTCCCCATTGTTTACCGCGCCGAAAATGAAGGTGGTGCGATCCTGAGTGGCGGCGTCAAACTCGATCTCAAATGGACGGCCTTTAAAGACGGCATCTTTCAGGCTCAAACTCCCGAGAGTTTAGCCATTGATCAGGTATTCATCAATGGCAAGGCTCAGCGCATGGCGCGTTACCCAAACTATGATGCCAAAAAGAAGACGGATGCCTACCAGGGCTATAGTGCCGATGCCTTTTCAAAGGAGCGTGCTAGCAAGTGGGCCGATCCTGCAGGTGGCTATATTCACGCCATGCACGTTCACCGCTGGGGCGGTTATCACTACCGTATCACAGGCAAAGATGCTAAGGGTGAAGTGACCTATGAAGGCGGCTGGCAGAACAATCGTCAGATGGGTATGCACAAGAACTACCGCATGGTTGAGAATATTTTCGAGGAACTCGATGCGCCAGGCGAATGGTTCCACAATGCCAAGACCTCCACACTCTACTACAAACCTGCTCCCGGCGTGGACTTAGCAAAGGCGAAGCTCGAGGTGGTACGCCTTCGTCATCTCGTCGAATTCCAAGGAAGCCAAAAAGCCCCTGTAAAGCATATCAAGCTCCAAGGCTTTACGCTTCGTCACACCGCAAGAACTTTCATGGATTGTAAAGAACCCTTACTGCGCTCGGATTGGGCCATCTACCGCGGCGGTGCCTTCCTACTGACGGGAACCGAGGATGTGAGTATTCTTGATTGCGAATTCGATCAAGTGGGTGGCAATGCGATTTTTGTTAACAACTACAATCGCCGCACGCTCGTTAAAGGCTGCCACATTCACGATGCCGGTGCTAGTGGAGTGTGCTTTGTCGGCGACCCCAAAGCAGTTCGCAACCCGCTTTTTGAGTACAAAGAAGTCAATGACTTATCAAAAATTGATCTCACTCCGGGCCCCAAAACCGATAACTACCCCGCCGACTCAATCGTCGAAGATTGCCTCATTCATGGCATCGGAACAGTTGAAAAGCAACCTGCTGGGGTTCAAATTTCCATGGCACAGGGCATTACGGTGCGCGATGTCTCGATCTACGACTGCGCTCGATCAGGTATAAATATAAGCGAAGGCACCTGGGGTGGACACCTCATCGAAGGCTGCGACGTTTTTGACACGGTTTTAGAAACTCATGATCATGGCTCATTCAATTCTTGGGGACGCGATCGCTTCTGGCACCTTAGAAATGCCCCTGCAGAAAAACTCCCCGAACTCGCCTTACTCGATGCGGTAAAAACTTCTGTGATTCGCAATAGCCGTTGGCGCTGTGACCACGGCTGGGACGTCGATCTCGATGATGGTTCAAGCAACTACAACATCTACAATAACTTGCTCCTTGCAAAAGGTCTCAAATTACGCGAGGGCTTCCGTCGCCATGCATGGAATAATGTCATGGTAAATAATGGTCTGCACCCCCATGTTTGGTATCTAGGCAATGGGGACGAAGTTCACGGCAATATCCTCATGGGCCGACATCGTCCCGCACGTATGAAGCGACCTAACGCCGATGCTGCCCAAGTTGATAAAAACTTCTTTTATGTTGCCAATGAAGCTCCAGTTAAAGCGACTTCAAAAACATTAGGTTGGGACAAAAATTCGCTCTTCGGGGATCCACAATTTATTGATCCAAGCAAGGGGGATTTCCGTGTCAAAGAAGACTCACCCGCTTTTTCTATTGGTTTCAAGAACTTTCCCATGGATCAATTCGGAGTCAAAAAACCTTCACTCAAAAAAATCGCTCGCACGCCAAAACTGCCTAAGGTTTCATCTCCAACAGTTACCACAAAAGAAAAGCCTCAGAAAATAGTTTCTCCTACGGAAAGTTCCTTAGCCGTATTCTTGGGCGCGAGCCTGCAAAACTTAACTGGCGAAGAGTTCTCCGCCTATGGCGTAAGTAAAGAAGTTGGTGGCGTGATCTTAGTTGAGGTACCAAAAAATTCTGAGGCGGCTCGTCATGGTTTCAAAGAAGGCGATGTGATTCAGCAGATTAATGGCAAGGCAACACCCACAATTAAAGCACTGCTGCAAACATACCTGAGCGCAGGAAATAAAGCCCTCAAAATCAAATTTGTACGTCAACAACAAGCTCAAGAAACTCTCATCAAAAAGCAGACTTGGATCGATTTAGAAAGTTCCAAAAACACCGAAGGCTTTAAGCAAATCCCAAAGGCTCATCATTTCACACTCACATCGAATATCAAAACGAATAACGCCCCCCTCACAAGCTTAAGTGATGGTCAACTTCTCCGCAGCTATGGCCCCGTTTTTGCCAATGGTACAAAAAACACCGCCTATAAAATGGATCTCGGCAAAGTGAGAACTCTAACAGCCATTAGCACTTGGTCTTGTGGCTTGGGCAGACGTGGGGCTCAAAACTTCACCCTCTATGCAAGTTCAGCCAATCAAGACCCAGGCTGGGATAGCAGCAAGTGGATGCCTTTAGCAACGATTGATACCCGTGCCTTCAAGGGAAGTGACTTCAATGCCAGCTCACTAAAAGCCACTGATGGTGAATCACTCGGAGAATTCCGTTGGCTCATGTGGAAAGTATCTCCAATTAGCAGCAAGGGTGGTGGTGAGCATAGCGCTTTCCAAGAATTCAATGTGGAATATAAGTAA